Proteins from one Triticum aestivum cultivar Chinese Spring chromosome 7A, IWGSC CS RefSeq v2.1, whole genome shotgun sequence genomic window:
- the LOC123148152 gene encoding DEAD-box ATP-dependent RNA helicase 52A gives MASSDDWGDDAAGGEWTTVTRSGRPSHAGAAGCSPNAKRAAPRPPKPAAPTVGEVGEGLAGLDVEGGGGRAGRLDKYDIPVEVSGDGAPAPADGFEQAGLAEAVLRNVARCGYDHPTPVQRYSIPIVLSGRDLMACAQTGSGKTAAFCLPVVSGLVAAAAAEGGPGGEGGRGDRDAYDYDYRRTARPLALVLAPTRELAAQINEEAKKFAHKTGLKVKVAYGGTSIVQQLRDIEKGADILVATPGRLVDMIERGKISLEAIKYLIMDEADRMLDMGFEPQIRKIVDGMGMPRKSVRQTMLFSATFPPEIQRLASDFLSKYIFITVGRVGSSTDLITQQVEFVTHDEKRTYLIDLLQKQSFTSSDGKPQQPLTLVFVETKREADSLRYWLYNKGFPATAIHGDRTQEERESALRSFKSGLTPVMVATDVVARGLDVPNVAHVINYDLPKSIEDYVHRIGRTGRAGNAGSATAFFTESNHPIAKGLLELMTEAKQNVPPWLEDYAGKPFYGGSSFGGRGRRSNGDGGSSSGGRDYRGGSDYSGYSGGGGGGRSYSGVGGDRYSSGSGGDRYSGGGGGGDRYSGGRSYSGGGGGDRYSGGGGGGGDRYSGGGGGDRYSGGGGGDRYSGGGGGDRYSGGGGGDRYSGGGGGDRYSRGGGDRYSGGGGGGRSFSGAGGGGDSYSGGGGDRSYSGGDSYSGGGGKSYSGGGGGGRYSSGGGSSRASDPPPRYYPSHPMGTSNISASGWD, from the exons ATGGCGTCGTCCGACGACTGGGGCGACGACGCGGCCGGCGGGGAGTGGACCACCGTCACCCGCTCCGGCCGGCCCAGCCACGCCGGCGCGGCCGGGTGCTCCCCCAACGCCAAGCGGGCCGCTCCCCGGCCCCCCAAGCCGGCCGCGCCGACGGTGGGCGAGGTCGGCGAGGGGCTGGCGGGGCTCGacgtcgagggcggcgggggccgggcggGGAGGCTGGACAAGTACGACATACCGGTGGAGGTGAGCGGCGACGGCGCGCCCGCGCCGGCGGACGGGTTCGAGCAGGCCGGGCTCGCGGAGGCCGTGCTGCGGAACGTCGCGAGGTGCGGCTACGACCACCCCACGCCCGTGCAGCGCTACTCGATCCCGATAGTGCTGTCCGGGAGGGACCTCATGGCGTGCGCGCAGACCGGGTCCGGCAAGACCGCCGCGTTCTGCCTCCCGGTGGTCagcgggctggtggcggcggcggcggcggagggagggccAGGAGGCGAAGGGGGTCGCGGCGACAGGGATGCGTACGACTACGACTACCGCCGCACGGCGAGGCCGCTCGCTCTCGTGCTCGCGCCCACTCGTGAGCTCGCAGCACAG ATTAATGAGGAGGCAAAGAAGTTTGCTCACAAAACTGGACTCAAAGTTAAGGTGGCCTATGGAGGAACTTCAATTGTTCAACAG CTACGTGATATAGAGAAAGGCGCAGATATTCTTGTTGCTACACCCGGGCGCCTTGTGGACATGATTGAAAGAGGAAAGATCTCTCTTGAGGCAATTAAGTACCTGATAATGGACGAGGCTGACAGGATGCTGGATATGGGGTTTGAGCCTCAGATAAGGAAGATTGTTGATGGGATGGGTATGCCACGAAAGTCTGTGAGACAAACTATGCTGTTCAGTGCAACCTTCCCACCAGAAATACAG AGACTGGCTTCAGACTTTTTGTCAAAGTACATATTTATCACTGTTGGGAGGGTGGGTTCAAGTACTGACCTAATTACACAGCAAGTTGAGTTTGTCACTCACGACGAGAAAAGGACCTACCTGATAGATCTCTTACAGAAGCAATCTTTCACTTCATCTGATGGCAAG CCTCAGCAGCCTCTAACATTGGTTTTTGTGGAGACAAAACGAGAAGCTGATTCATTGAGGTATTGGCTATACAACAAAGGTTTCCCTGCAACAGCGATCCATGGTGACAGAACACAAGAG GAGAGGGAAAGCGCACTGAGATCCTTCAAGTCTGGCTTGACCCCTGTCATGGTCGCCACTGATGTTGTCGCGCGAGGCCTGGATGTCCCAAATGTTGCTCATGTCATCAACTACGATCTTCCCAAGAGCATAGAGGATTACGTCCACAGGATTGGAAGAACTGGGAGAGCTGGAAATGCTGGCAGTGCCACCGCCTTCTTCACTGAATCCAACCACCCCATAGCAAAGGGATTACTGGAACTGATGACCGAGGCAAAACAGAATGTTCCTCCCTGGCTAGAGGACTATGCAGGGAAGCCATTCTATGGAGGGTCAAGCTTCGGCGGAAGAGGTCGAAGGTCCAATGGCGATGGTGGCAGCAGCTCTGGTGGCAGAGATTATCGCGGTGGCAGCGACTATTCTGGCTActctggcggtggtggcggtggcagGAGCTACTCTGGTGTTGGTGGTGACCGCTACTCCAGTGGCAGCGGTGGTGACCGCTATTCTGGTGGCGGCGGGGGTGGTGACCGCTACTCCGGCGGCAGGAGCTactctggtggtggtggtggtgaccgCTAttccggtggcggtggtggtggtggtgaccgCTActccggtggcggtggtggtgaccGCTactctggtggcggcggcggtgaccgctactccggtggtggtggtggtgaccgctactccggtggtggtggtggtgaccgctactccggcggtggtggtggtgaccGCTACTCCCGTGGTGGTGGTGACCgttactccggcggcggcggcggtggcaggagCTTCTCTGGTGCTGGTGGTGGCGGTGACAGCTACTCGGGCGGTGGCGGAGACAGGAGCTACTCTGGTGGTGACAGCTACTCCGGTGGCGGTGGCAAGAGCTactccggtggtggtggtggtggcagatactcCAGTGGCGGGGGCTCCTCAAGGGCAAGCGATCCACCTCCACGCTACTACCCATCCCACCCCATGGGCACGTCAAACATCAGCGCCTCTGGCTGGGACTAG